The Bacteroidota bacterium genome contains a region encoding:
- a CDS encoding hotdog fold thioesterase — translation MAIWFREYTIESIKELGKNNMMDHLGIELIELGDNYIKGRMPVDARTKQPTGVLHGGAMAALAETLGSIGGNLVVDMNTYTCVGLDINANHLRPVSSGFVYGIAFPFHIGKKTQVWSIEIHNEEGKLVCISRLTLAIIENQNS, via the coding sequence ATGGCAATTTGGTTTAGAGAATATACGATTGAGTCCATAAAAGAACTGGGCAAGAATAATATGATGGATCATTTGGGTATCGAGTTAATTGAGTTGGGTGATAATTACATAAAAGGTCGTATGCCCGTTGATGCGCGCACCAAACAACCTACCGGTGTGCTACATGGGGGTGCCATGGCGGCTTTGGCAGAAACGTTAGGTAGCATCGGCGGAAATTTGGTGGTAGATATGAATACTTATACCTGTGTTGGCTTGGACATAAATGCGAATCATTTGCGCCCGGTTAGCTCAGGCTTTGTGTATGGAATTGCCTTTCCTTTTCACATCGGTAAAAAAACACAAGTTTGGAGCATCGAAATTCACAACGAAGAAGGAAAATTGGTATGCATCAGCCGACTTACTCTAGCAATTATCGAGAATCAAAATTCATAA
- a CDS encoding c-type cytochrome: MKRIFFIGILICSMLTLSSLLSKPSDAALMTPESTAALGKLLFFDPILSQDKSISCASCHKPEFAYADTVAFSNGVAGNKTTRNVPSAMNMMYRDIYFWDGRANTLEEQAIFPIENPVEMNLKIGEAIKRLNASPSYVSYFKLLYNEKPNKKNLALALASFERTLETSATPFDKFAKGDSSAISESAKRGQLIFNQKGHCFDCHFGPDFTGDEFKNIGLYNEKELNDAGRFSITKNGIDKGKFKVPGLRNVAVTAPYMHNGMFTTLREVIDYYSEPEKFVKGGINTDPITAAGFHLTEQEKQDIEAFLISLTDSSFALVK; encoded by the coding sequence ATGAAAAGAATATTTTTTATTGGCATACTTATTTGTAGTATGCTAACACTTAGCAGCCTCTTAAGTAAACCTTCTGATGCTGCATTAATGACTCCTGAAAGCACTGCAGCGCTTGGAAAATTACTTTTTTTTGACCCAATACTTTCACAAGATAAATCGATAAGCTGTGCTTCTTGTCATAAGCCCGAATTTGCCTATGCGGATACTGTTGCTTTTAGCAATGGTGTAGCGGGTAACAAAACTACACGCAATGTACCTTCTGCGATGAACATGATGTATCGCGATATTTATTTTTGGGATGGAAGAGCAAATACCTTAGAAGAGCAAGCTATTTTCCCAATAGAAAATCCGGTAGAAATGAATTTAAAAATTGGTGAAGCAATAAAACGTTTAAATGCTTCGCCAAGTTATGTTAGCTATTTTAAACTGCTCTATAATGAAAAGCCAAATAAGAAAAACCTTGCACTCGCGCTAGCATCCTTTGAACGTACATTAGAAACATCAGCAACTCCTTTTGATAAATTTGCCAAAGGTGATAGCAGCGCCATATCTGAATCGGCTAAGCGCGGGCAACTTATTTTTAACCAAAAAGGGCATTGCTTTGATTGCCATTTTGGCCCTGATTTTACAGGTGATGAATTTAAAAATATCGGATTGTATAATGAGAAGGAATTGAACGATGCCGGGCGATTTAGTATTACAAAAAACGGAATTGATAAAGGAAAATTTAAAGTCCCCGGCTTACGCAATGTAGCGGTTACAGCTCCGTATATGCACAATGGCATGTTTACTACCTTACGTGAAGTTATTGATTACTATTCGGAGCCTGAAAAATTTGTGAAGGGCGGTATAAATACAGATCCCAT